In Spirosoma pollinicola, the genomic window AAACAACAGGGAAACAGAAATCGAGAAAATCTAAAAATGTAGTGTGATGCGTGAGTATGCCTTTTACGTCTATATCGTAACCAACCCCGAAAAAACGGTGCTGTACACGGGTATGACAAACGATTTAATCAGAAGGCTACAAGAGCACTACGAGTCGAGAGGGCAGCCGGAGAAATTTGCGGGTAAGTATTACTGTCATCAGCTGATTTATTGGGAGCAGCATCAGTACGTGCTCAACGCGATCGCTCGAGAAAAGGAGATCAAGGGTTGGCGGAGGGAGAAAAAAGTGGAATTGATCAATTCAATTAATCCCGAATGGTGCTTTTTGAATGATGAAATTCAGGGATGAAAAGAGGTATTACCATCCCGAGGATGTTTTGTCATTCTGCGGCTTTTCTGTCATCCCGACGATAGGAGGGATCTTCGCTAGTAGGCATTTTTCAGCCTCACCCGAAGATCCCTCCTATCGTCGGGATGACAAAAAAACGCGGAATGAAAGAAACAATAAAAATAAGCTTACGTATTTAACACACGTTCACATGAAAAATCGCCTTTTTACGGCTCTTTTTGTACTATTCAGTCTGGTTTTACACCAAGCCAGTGTTGCCCAAACCACACTGACAAACCCAGTCCTGACGGGTTTTTATCCTGACCCGAGCATTGTGCGGGTGGGACCCGATTATTATTCCGTTCATTCTACGTTTTCCTATTTCCCCGGTTTGCCGATTATGCACAGCCGGGACCTGAAAAACTGGAAGCAGATTGGCAATGTGATCAACCGACCTTCGCAAATGGAGTTTATGGGCGAGCGGATGACGCGTGGTCTGTTTGCTCCAGCCATCACGTATTACAAAGGGACGTACTACGTAACGTGTACGGATATTGATCATGATGGAAATTTTGTTGTAACGTCAAAAAATCCGGGGGGACCTTACAGCGATCCGGTGAAAATTCCGCAGGTAAAAGGAATTGACCCCTCCATTTATTTCGACGAAGAAACCGACAAAGCTTACATCATTTACAACAGCGATGCACCCGATCGTAAACCGCTCTATTCGGGCCACCGCACCATCCGAATGTATGCGTTCGACTATAAGAATCTGACCGTGCTGGGCGAAGAAAAACAGTTGGTCAATGGGGGTGTAGACCTCTCAAAAAAGCCGGTTTGGATCGAAGGACCCCATATTTTGAAGCATAACGGCTGGTATATCCTTTATGCGGCCGAAGGCGGAACCTCTGTCAATCACTCGCAGGTGGCATTGCGCAGCAAAGATATTTGGGGGCCTTATGTCCCGTTTGACGGCAATCCGGTGCTGACGCAACGGGAATTACCAGCCGACCGACCCAACCCGATCACATCGGCCGGTCACGCTCAGTTTATCGAAGGGCCCGATGGTAACTGGTATTCAATTTTTCTGGCTGTACGTCCTTACGAAGGCGATTATTATAATACAGGCCGCGAAATGTTCATTGCTCCGCTGACGTGGGTAAACGATTGGCCGATGATCGAACACGGCGAGAAAGCCATTCAATACCAATACAAAACCAACATCAAAGAGGTAAAGCAGAAAGGAGCTTTACCGCAAAACGGCAACTTCGCGTATACGATGACGTTCGACAAAGGGCTTGATCTGTCGATGCTTTTTTTGAGAACGGTGGATAGCAGTTCGTTTAAAACCTCAAAAGCAAATGGGCTTACGCTTACACTCAAACCGGAAACAATTTCAGAAGCAGGAAATCCTTCGTTTGTGGGTAAGCGTCAACAACATTTAACGAGCACCGCCGAAACCGAAGTGAACTTTTCGCCAAAAACGGATAATGAAAAAGCGGGTTTGGTGATTTTTCAGGACGAACGCCATTTCTACTTCGCGGCAAAATCAAAAAGCGGAGGCAAAGACGTTATTCAGTTGTTCAAGAGCAAAGACAAAGCCCTGGAATTAGTAACTGAAGTTCCGTTAACGTCATCTGCTGCTAGAGTGGATTTTAAAATACAGTCAGACGGTGCCTTGTACAGCTTCTACTACTCGACCGATGGCAAAAAATGGAACTTGCTGAAAGACCAGGTGGACGGCAAGTTTTTGAGCACCAAAGCGGCCAATAGCTTCATTGGCTGTGTGTATGGCCTATATGCTACGTCGTCAGGCGAAAAATCCGAGAATTCGGCTTCGTTTAAGTACCTGACATACAAAGGCGACGACCCGATGTATAAGAAGTAAGCGTTGCCTTCTTTCTGCTGTGTCGAAGGGGGGTCGTCATCCCGCGTCTTTTTTGTCATCCCGACGTTAGGAGGGATCTTCGCTAATAGCCAAAAACGCCTGCTACCGAAGATCCCTCCTGCGTCGGGATGACAAAAGCCGCGGGATGACAAAAAAAAACAACGTTACCCATGAAAACGAACCTATTCCATATCGCCTTTCTGCTCCTGACCAGCCTTTCCGCGTTGGCTCAGATGCAACCGTTTGCCTTGCAGGAGGTGAAGCTGACGGGTGGGCCGTTTAAAAATGCGCAGGATGTTGACCTGAAATACATTCTGGCGCTGAACCCGGATAAACTGCTGGCCCCGTATCTGATTGATGCCGGACTGCCCCTGAAAGCGCAACGCTATGGCAACTGGGAAAGCTCGGGTCTGGATGGTCATATCGGCGGGCATTACCTGTCGGCGCTGGCCATGATGTATTCCTCGACCGGTGAGCCCGAACTGAAAAAACGTCTGGACTACATGATCGATCAACTGGCGAAATGTCAGGCGAAGAATGGCAATGGGTACGTTGGCGGCATTCCGCAGGGACAAGTGTTTTGGGAACGGATTCACAAAGGCGATATCGACGGTAGCAGCTTTGGCCTGAACAACACATGGGTACCGCTCTACAACATTCACAAACTGTTTGCGGGCTTGCGCGATGCCTATGAGTACGCTGGCAATAAACAGGCAAAGCAGGTATTGATTGGCCTGGGCGACTGGTTCGTTGACCTGATCAAACCGCTGTCCGACGAGCAGATTCAGCAGGTGTTACGTACTGAACATGGCGGCATCAACGAAACCTTCGCCGATCTGTACATCCTGACGAACGATAAAAAGTACCTCGAAACGGCGCAGCGGATTTCGCACCGGGCTATCCTGAATCCACTGCTGGCGAAGCAGGACAAGCTGACGGGACTCCATGCCAATACGCAGATTCCGAAGGTGATCGGGTTTGAGAAAATCGCCACTTTAACGGGCAAAACTGACTGGTCAGATGCCGCGCTGTACTTCTGGCAAAACGTGTCGCAAACCCGCAGTGTGGCTTTTGGCGGCAACAGCGTCCGTGAGCATTTCAACCCCACAACCGATTTCAGCCAGGTATTATCATCGAATCAGGGGCCGGAAACCTGCAACTCGTTCAACATGCTTCGGCTGAGCAAAGCGCTCTTTCTGGATAAGAACGACGTCAGTTTTCTGGATTTCTACGAGCGGACGTTATACAACCACATCCTGTCGAGTCAGCATCCCGAGAAGGGCGGATTTGTGTATTTCACG contains:
- a CDS encoding GIY-YIG nuclease family protein, whose protein sequence is MREYAFYVYIVTNPEKTVLYTGMTNDLIRRLQEHYESRGQPEKFAGKYYCHQLIYWEQHQYVLNAIAREKEIKGWRREKKVELINSINPEWCFLNDEIQG
- a CDS encoding glycoside hydrolase family 43 protein, which produces MKNRLFTALFVLFSLVLHQASVAQTTLTNPVLTGFYPDPSIVRVGPDYYSVHSTFSYFPGLPIMHSRDLKNWKQIGNVINRPSQMEFMGERMTRGLFAPAITYYKGTYYVTCTDIDHDGNFVVTSKNPGGPYSDPVKIPQVKGIDPSIYFDEETDKAYIIYNSDAPDRKPLYSGHRTIRMYAFDYKNLTVLGEEKQLVNGGVDLSKKPVWIEGPHILKHNGWYILYAAEGGTSVNHSQVALRSKDIWGPYVPFDGNPVLTQRELPADRPNPITSAGHAQFIEGPDGNWYSIFLAVRPYEGDYYNTGREMFIAPLTWVNDWPMIEHGEKAIQYQYKTNIKEVKQKGALPQNGNFAYTMTFDKGLDLSMLFLRTVDSSSFKTSKANGLTLTLKPETISEAGNPSFVGKRQQHLTSTAETEVNFSPKTDNEKAGLVIFQDERHFYFAAKSKSGGKDVIQLFKSKDKALELVTEVPLTSSAARVDFKIQSDGALYSFYYSTDGKKWNLLKDQVDGKFLSTKAANSFIGCVYGLYATSSGEKSENSASFKYLTYKGDDPMYKK